A single genomic interval of Mucilaginibacter boryungensis harbors:
- a CDS encoding relaxase/mobilization nuclease domain-containing protein, which produces MVAKIKSGKSLIGALNYNENKVKKGKAELIVATGYPKDTADLSFYDKLLRLTDLAERNERTKTNTVHISLNFANGENLPDDKLQSITSDYMQGIGFGDQPCLVYRHLDAGHPHVHIVTTNIKKDGYRISLHYLGQNESEKARKSVEIKYGLIKAEDQPKQKPDLKADISPAEYGKAETKRVITNILSFMLRAYKFTSVTELNAVLQQYHIQADRGSKDSRMYAHEGLVYWLLDKQGNKMSVPIKASTIYGKPTLKTLEEKFRLNQQLRKPFKAELIKLIDQALAKPQTKRSFQRELKAKGIQVILRQNEEGRIYGVTFIDQQNKAVFNGSDLGKAYSANLLSAKFLPETQTKVVKAQQTENDAVHPSTSDNDELLGILFAAEREDLAALNKFKKKKRKGLNL; this is translated from the coding sequence ATGGTCGCAAAAATTAAAAGCGGTAAAAGCCTGATTGGCGCGCTTAATTACAATGAAAATAAAGTAAAAAAGGGTAAAGCAGAGCTGATCGTTGCGACAGGCTATCCTAAAGATACCGCCGACCTCAGCTTTTATGATAAGCTGCTGCGGCTGACCGACCTGGCCGAAAGGAATGAGCGCACCAAAACCAACACGGTGCATATCTCCCTGAATTTTGCGAACGGCGAAAACTTGCCCGATGACAAACTTCAGTCGATCACTAGTGATTATATGCAGGGCATCGGTTTTGGCGACCAACCCTGTTTAGTTTACCGGCATTTGGATGCCGGGCACCCGCACGTTCATATTGTTACCACCAATATTAAAAAAGACGGTTACCGGATCAGCCTGCACTATCTCGGTCAAAATGAATCAGAGAAAGCCCGTAAGTCTGTCGAGATCAAATATGGCCTGATCAAGGCGGAGGACCAGCCCAAACAAAAACCTGATTTAAAAGCAGATATATCCCCGGCGGAATATGGTAAAGCGGAAACCAAAAGGGTAATCACCAATATCCTGAGCTTTATGTTGAGGGCCTATAAGTTTACCAGTGTTACCGAACTCAACGCGGTTTTACAACAGTATCATATACAGGCTGACCGGGGTTCCAAAGATTCGCGTATGTATGCCCACGAAGGCTTGGTTTATTGGCTGCTGGATAAACAGGGTAACAAAATGAGTGTACCGATCAAGGCCAGCACGATCTATGGCAAACCCACGCTCAAAACACTGGAAGAAAAATTCAGGCTCAACCAGCAATTACGGAAACCATTTAAAGCGGAACTCATCAAACTCATTGACCAGGCATTGGCTAAACCGCAAACCAAACGCAGTTTTCAAAGAGAGCTCAAAGCAAAAGGTATCCAGGTCATTCTTCGTCAAAATGAAGAAGGCCGCATTTACGGGGTGACTTTCATTGACCAGCAAAATAAAGCGGTATTCAATGGCAGCGACCTCGGCAAAGCCTACAGCGCGAACTTACTATCCGCCAAATTTCTGCCGGAAACCCAAACTAAGGTGGTCAAAGCCCAACAAACCGAAAACGACGCCGTCCATCCAAGCACCTCCGATAATGATGAATTGTTAGGCATCTTATTCGCGGCGGAGCGGGAGGACCTGGCTGCGCTCAACAAATTCAAAAAGAAGAAACGTAAAGGACTAAATCTTTAA
- a CDS encoding plasmid mobilization protein — MDKQEDKRIRWKNLRFKPDEYQLLETRFKKTRFRKLSEYMRSVLLEKPVTVNYRDKAMDDVLEELILLRRELNAIGNNLNQAVYQINAAHGNADARLWSHLLSTITGRVEPSINQIKERMNEYAELWSQKLKAVKA, encoded by the coding sequence ATGGACAAACAGGAAGATAAACGCATACGCTGGAAGAACCTGCGGTTTAAACCGGACGAATATCAATTGCTCGAAACGCGTTTCAAAAAGACCCGCTTTCGCAAGTTGAGTGAATACATGCGCAGCGTGCTTTTGGAAAAACCGGTAACCGTCAATTACCGGGATAAAGCGATGGATGACGTACTGGAGGAATTGATCCTGTTGCGGCGTGAACTTAATGCCATCGGAAATAATTTGAACCAGGCCGTCTACCAGATCAACGCCGCCCATGGCAACGCAGACGCCCGGCTATGGTCACACTTGCTGAGTACGATCACCGGCAGGGTCGAGCCATCGATCAATCAGATCAAAGAACGAATGAACGAATACGCAGAGCTATGGTCGCAAAAATTAAAAGCGGTAAAAGCCTGA
- a CDS encoding ParA family protein → MAKIITIAHQKGGVGKSTLALNLALCFQDQLSVPLVDTDLQGSLYHIRADFPDLAVIGIDKLSDMGQLAYDLIIVDTPPYLSHKLPELFAQSDFILVPTKAGFFDVMAIRSTIALINEAGSKAGIVLNMVKPRSGITQEVAELLQMLEAPLFNSRIHDRVSIARSSMTSGILKSGDAKAKAEFMALAEELVDQIA, encoded by the coding sequence ATGGCAAAGATCATCACTATCGCCCATCAGAAAGGCGGCGTAGGTAAAAGTACACTGGCGCTCAACCTGGCGCTTTGTTTTCAGGATCAACTATCGGTACCATTAGTAGATACTGATTTGCAGGGCAGTTTATACCATATCAGAGCGGATTTTCCTGACCTGGCCGTTATCGGCATTGATAAATTGTCTGATATGGGACAATTGGCTTACGACCTCATTATCGTAGATACACCGCCGTATCTGTCGCACAAATTGCCTGAATTATTTGCGCAATCGGATTTTATCCTGGTGCCGACCAAAGCCGGATTTTTTGATGTCATGGCTATCCGTTCTACTATCGCATTGATCAACGAAGCCGGTAGCAAAGCCGGCATCGTGCTGAATATGGTGAAGCCGCGTTCCGGCATCACCCAGGAAGTTGCTGAACTGCTGCAAATGCTCGAGGCCCCATTATTTAATTCCAGGATTCACGACCGGGTGAGTATTGCCCGTTCTTCGATGACCTCCGGCATTTTAAAAAGTGGTGATGCAAAAGCTAAAGCGGAGTTCATGGCGCTTGCCGAAGAACTGGTGGACCAGATAGCGTGA
- a CDS encoding helix-turn-helix domain-containing protein, which produces MGMVPTRNQILTLGDLEDFKNDMLQEVKRIIKECASGAPGKKWLKSAEVKKLLGISHGFLQSLRDSGVLPFTKIGGSIYYDYEDITFMMSTNKSA; this is translated from the coding sequence ATGGGGATGGTTCCGACACGGAACCAGATATTGACCCTTGGTGACCTGGAGGATTTCAAAAATGATATGCTCCAGGAGGTTAAGCGTATCATTAAAGAATGCGCCAGCGGAGCGCCGGGTAAAAAATGGCTTAAATCAGCTGAGGTTAAAAAGCTACTGGGTATCTCACACGGCTTTTTGCAATCGTTAAGAGATAGCGGCGTACTGCCCTTTACCAAGATTGGCGGGTCCATCTATTATGACTACGAAGACATCACCTTTATGATGTCCACCAACAAAAGTGCCTGA
- a CDS encoding helix-turn-helix domain-containing protein encodes MKTINNDITTFDELKDREYGPIGTPSRDQYEKEAEAFILGVMLKEARLAKGLTQEQLAEKCGTTKAYISKVENNLKDVRISTLRNIVENGLNGHLQLSVQL; translated from the coding sequence ATGAAAACAATAAATAATGACATCACTACTTTCGATGAATTGAAAGATCGTGAATACGGGCCGATAGGCACTCCGTCCCGCGACCAATATGAGAAAGAGGCAGAGGCCTTTATACTTGGCGTAATGTTAAAGGAAGCCAGGTTAGCCAAAGGGTTGACACAAGAACAATTGGCTGAAAAATGCGGGACCACTAAAGCATACATCTCAAAAGTTGAAAATAACTTGAAAGACGTGAGGATCTCAACATTGCGCAACATTGTAGAAAATGGCCTAAACGGTCATCTGCAATTATCCGTTCAACTGTGA
- a CDS encoding type II toxin-antitoxin system RelE/ParE family toxin — translation MERIRKVIVYKRYFLDFAEAQSKQVYTKILWTFDLIETVPRIPEQYLKHIEGTKGLYEIRVVSGSDIFRIFCFFDEGKLVVLMNGFQKKTMKTPAKEIAKALKIKEEYENNK, via the coding sequence ATGGAACGAATTAGAAAAGTTATCGTTTACAAAAGATACTTTTTAGATTTCGCAGAAGCGCAGTCCAAACAGGTATACACTAAAATTTTGTGGACATTTGATCTGATAGAAACGGTACCAAGGATACCTGAACAATATCTTAAACATATTGAAGGCACTAAAGGCCTTTACGAAATAAGGGTTGTTTCAGGAAGCGACATTTTTAGGATATTCTGTTTTTTTGACGAAGGGAAATTGGTTGTTCTAATGAACGGCTTTCAAAAGAAGACGATGAAAACACCGGCTAAAGAAATTGCAAAAGCTTTAAAAATAAAGGAGGAGTATGAAAACAATAAATAA
- a CDS encoding ORF6N domain-containing protein translates to MATPDKLIELLTGKVFKVRGEAVVLDFDAAALYEVGIDQLHKSVSRHHQRFPEDFMFRLAPKEWDEICIQIWGERRTIRSKPPVAFTNAGLFMLSSVLKGPRAAQVSVLIIESLFSYKKIIS, encoded by the coding sequence ATGGCAACACCAGATAAATTAATAGAACTATTAACCGGCAAAGTATTCAAAGTTCGCGGCGAAGCCGTAGTACTGGACTTTGACGCCGCCGCCTTATATGAGGTCGGAATAGACCAATTGCACAAAAGTGTTAGCAGGCACCATCAGCGTTTTCCTGAAGACTTTATGTTTCGCCTGGCACCAAAGGAATGGGACGAGATCTGCATTCAAATTTGGGGGGAACGCCGTACCATCCGGTCCAAGCCGCCTGTAGCTTTTACCAACGCCGGTCTATTTATGCTATCCAGCGTTTTAAAAGGTCCCCGCGCTGCCCAAGTCAGCGTGCTGATTATTGAATCATTATTTTCTTATAAAAAAATCATTTCATAA
- a CDS encoding site-specific integrase, whose amino-acid sequence MRTSQSFGVHFTIRKGREKDGKTAVYASITINKEKVLIALKRFVDVDSWDKGHGCVKVRLPEAKETNAYLEEVKFTITSYYQQLQIAGKEITPQLVKAYFLGEATEETHSLSRLMDYHYETASAALTWSTLKHYAVTRRYLEKFLKEKRKTTDIRINDIDYKFIIDFETFLRNHKPADHFQPINNNGVMKHLIRLRKMTTLAFKLQWISKDPFKNYKFRYKKVETAFLSTNELKTLDKYELASDTLVVIRDYFLFACYTGLSFVDLMNLHEGNVVRGEDGEKWLKLFRQKSNEPTNIPLLATAQEIMDKYKDNPRSVSLGKIFPTITNQKVNVYLKEIAKIAGIKKKLTFGVARHTFATTITLANNVPIETVSKMMGHTKIATTQIYARVLLKKVSDDMGKLKKIIENNQVNIEQE is encoded by the coding sequence ATGAGAACATCGCAGTCATTTGGTGTGCATTTCACCATCAGAAAAGGCAGGGAAAAAGACGGCAAAACGGCCGTTTATGCCAGTATTACCATTAACAAGGAAAAGGTGCTCATTGCCTTAAAACGTTTCGTTGACGTGGACAGCTGGGACAAGGGACATGGTTGTGTCAAGGTAAGATTGCCGGAAGCTAAAGAAACGAACGCTTACCTGGAGGAAGTCAAATTTACGATTACCTCCTACTATCAGCAATTGCAGATCGCGGGAAAGGAAATTACGCCACAACTTGTAAAAGCCTACTTCTTAGGGGAAGCAACTGAGGAGACCCATTCATTGAGCCGGCTGATGGATTATCATTACGAAACGGCATCAGCAGCGCTTACCTGGAGTACGCTCAAACATTACGCGGTAACACGCCGGTACCTGGAGAAATTCTTAAAAGAAAAGCGAAAGACAACCGATATCCGGATCAATGATATCGACTACAAATTCATCATTGATTTTGAAACCTTCCTGCGCAACCACAAACCGGCCGACCATTTCCAACCTATTAATAATAACGGCGTGATGAAACACCTGATCCGCCTGCGTAAAATGACCACGCTCGCCTTCAAGTTGCAATGGATCAGCAAAGACCCCTTTAAGAATTACAAGTTCCGGTATAAAAAGGTCGAGACCGCTTTCCTATCGACTAACGAGTTAAAGACACTGGATAAATATGAACTGGCTTCTGATACGCTCGTGGTTATACGCGATTATTTTCTGTTCGCCTGCTATACCGGGCTATCATTTGTAGACCTGATGAATCTACATGAGGGCAATGTGGTGCGTGGTGAAGACGGGGAGAAATGGTTAAAGCTATTCCGCCAAAAAAGCAACGAGCCTACGAATATTCCTTTATTGGCAACAGCCCAGGAGATCATGGACAAGTATAAAGATAACCCCCGGTCAGTATCGTTAGGAAAGATATTTCCTACGATCACTAATCAAAAGGTCAACGTTTATCTGAAAGAGATCGCCAAGATCGCCGGCATTAAAAAGAAGCTCACCTTCGGCGTGGCACGGCATACGTTCGCCACTACCATTACACTGGCTAATAATGTGCCTATCGAGACAGTAAGCAAAATGATGGGGCATACTAAAATTGCCACCACACAAATCTATGCGCGGGTATTGCTCAAAAAGGTCAGTGATGACATGGGCAAACTTAAAAAGATCATCGAAAACAACCAGGTAAATATTGAACAGGAATAA
- a CDS encoding HAD family hydrolase produces MQNIKNIIFDYGNVIFSIDFTLAQKAFSELGISNSNQFFGHLQQDAIFDAFDRGEITAAQFRDRLREVTGNKNLTDQQIDDAWNSMLLGIAEGNHELLLKLKSKYRTFLMSNINDIHYSHIMNYLRREFNFEGNDHLFEKVYYSHLVGKRKPDTAFFQQLLDENNLNPAETLFIDDSPQHLEGAKKLGIRAYLMKAPDTLQKFAQENLL; encoded by the coding sequence ATGCAAAATATTAAAAATATCATCTTCGATTACGGTAATGTTATCTTCAGTATAGACTTTACCCTAGCTCAAAAAGCATTTAGTGAATTGGGTATCAGTAATTCCAATCAGTTTTTTGGGCACCTGCAGCAGGATGCTATTTTTGACGCGTTTGACAGGGGAGAGATAACCGCCGCCCAATTTCGCGACCGCTTGCGGGAAGTAACGGGCAATAAAAATCTCACCGACCAGCAAATCGACGACGCCTGGAACAGTATGCTATTGGGTATTGCCGAGGGTAATCATGAGTTGCTGTTGAAGCTTAAATCAAAATACCGCACTTTTCTGATGAGTAATATCAATGATATTCATTACTCGCATATTATGAACTATTTGCGCCGGGAATTTAATTTTGAAGGGAATGATCATTTGTTCGAGAAAGTTTATTATTCGCATCTGGTAGGTAAGCGCAAACCTGATACAGCCTTCTTTCAGCAGTTATTAGATGAAAATAATCTTAACCCTGCCGAGACTTTGTTTATTGACGATAGTCCGCAGCATTTGGAAGGGGCGAAAAAGTTAGGAATACGAGCTTACCTGATGAAAGCGCCGGACACCTTGCAAAAATTTGCACAGGAGAACTTGTTATGA
- a CDS encoding DinB family protein, with amino-acid sequence MISLLQEQYNDIKSARQVLLNYCDNMNNADLFKPVEVFNSSTINQLLVHNANVYLHWLQYFDQEFSGIYFDERDINTIEDLENIYARVNEVVNSFIIKYQDNYLQPFSKNATGTGVLITTTPLQLFTHVITHEFHHKGQILTISRLLGHTPVDTDVIRT; translated from the coding sequence ATGATAAGTTTATTACAAGAACAGTATAATGATATTAAAAGTGCGCGACAAGTATTGCTGAATTATTGCGACAATATGAATAATGCCGACCTGTTTAAACCTGTTGAGGTGTTTAATAGCAGCACCATCAATCAATTGCTGGTACATAATGCTAATGTATACCTGCATTGGCTGCAATATTTCGATCAGGAGTTTTCGGGTATATATTTTGATGAGAGGGATATTAATACAATCGAAGATTTGGAAAATATTTATGCCCGGGTAAATGAAGTAGTAAATAGTTTTATCATCAAATATCAGGATAATTATCTCCAGCCTTTTAGCAAAAACGCCACCGGAACTGGCGTGTTAATAACTACTACGCCATTGCAGTTATTTACTCACGTTATCACACACGAGTTTCACCATAAAGGACAGATACTTACTATAAGCAGGTTGCTTGGCCATACCCCTGTTGATACAGACGTTATCCGCACTTAA
- a CDS encoding proline dehydrogenase family protein, protein MPIKHTDDPSAGDKLSFENTEIAFRHASNADLKRAYWLFKAININFLVKAGPPITNFAVKIGLPVKGIIKATIFKHFCGGETIAECGPTINNLASDGVGTILDYSVEGEDEEQVFDETRDEIIRTITRATGDAAVPITVFKITGVARFGLLEKLDAKDGLNADEKQEWEKVQTRVKRICEKASIAKVPVMIDAEESWIQDTIDKMALNMMRTYNKEKIIVYNTYQLYRHDKLASLKADFAIAEKEGFILGAKLVRGAYMEKERKRAAEKGYSSPIQPDKASADKDYDAALRFCVEHIDKLAIVAGTHNEDSCKLLATLLDAKKIAHNHPHIYCSQLLGMSDNLSFNLANAGYNVAKYVPYGPVKAVLPYLFRRAQENTAIAGQMSRELGLIIKERKRRGI, encoded by the coding sequence ATGCCAATTAAACACACAGACGATCCGTCAGCTGGGGATAAGCTATCATTTGAAAATACCGAAATTGCCTTCAGGCACGCTTCAAATGCCGATTTGAAACGTGCCTATTGGCTGTTTAAGGCTATTAATATAAATTTCCTTGTAAAAGCGGGCCCGCCAATTACAAACTTTGCCGTGAAAATTGGCTTGCCTGTTAAAGGTATTATCAAGGCCACCATATTTAAGCATTTTTGCGGTGGAGAAACAATTGCCGAATGCGGGCCGACCATCAACAACCTGGCATCGGACGGAGTAGGTACGATACTAGATTACTCGGTTGAAGGCGAAGATGAAGAACAGGTTTTTGATGAAACCCGCGACGAGATCATCCGTACGATAACCCGTGCCACCGGCGATGCCGCTGTGCCTATAACAGTATTTAAAATAACCGGCGTGGCCCGTTTTGGCTTACTGGAAAAACTGGACGCTAAAGACGGGCTTAATGCTGATGAAAAGCAGGAATGGGAAAAAGTACAGACACGGGTAAAAAGAATTTGCGAAAAAGCAAGTATCGCTAAGGTACCTGTAATGATAGATGCTGAAGAAAGCTGGATACAGGATACTATTGATAAGATGGCGCTGAATATGATGCGTACTTATAATAAGGAAAAAATCATTGTTTATAACACATACCAGCTATACCGCCATGATAAACTGGCATCGTTAAAAGCAGATTTTGCCATTGCCGAAAAGGAAGGCTTTATTTTAGGTGCGAAACTGGTGCGGGGCGCTTATATGGAAAAGGAACGTAAACGGGCTGCTGAAAAAGGTTACTCCTCACCTATACAGCCTGATAAAGCATCGGCTGACAAGGATTATGATGCTGCACTGCGTTTTTGTGTTGAACATATAGATAAGCTGGCTATAGTTGCCGGTACACATAACGAGGATAGCTGTAAGTTGCTGGCTACCTTGCTCGACGCTAAAAAGATAGCGCATAACCATCCGCATATTTATTGTTCGCAATTGCTGGGCATGAGCGACAACCTAAGCTTTAACTTGGCCAATGCGGGTTATAATGTGGCTAAATATGTGCCTTATGGCCCGGTAAAAGCGGTGTTACCGTATTTGTTCCGCCGGGCGCAGGAGAACACCGCCATTGCCGGTCAGATGAGCCGCGAATTGGGTTTGATCATCAAAGAAAGAAAGCGCCGGGGAATTTAA
- a CDS encoding RNA-binding S4 domain-containing protein yields the protein MIEFKLNGDHIPLIQLLKATNLVSTGGEAQIVVTEGLVKYNGTVDYRKRLKVKQRDVVEFDGQKIIVI from the coding sequence ATGATAGAATTCAAGCTAAACGGCGATCATATACCCTTGATACAACTCTTAAAAGCCACCAACCTGGTTAGTACAGGCGGCGAGGCCCAAATAGTAGTAACGGAAGGCCTTGTGAAATACAATGGCACGGTAGATTATCGCAAACGTCTTAAAGTGAAACAAAGGGATGTTGTTGAATTTGATGGTCAAAAGATCATAGTGATATAG
- the aroB gene encoding 3-dehydroquinate synthase, giving the protein MDTINSISYPIYFNNSIAELAKFVEQGNYSKFFILTDEHTGEFCLPVLQKHLGDDSKYDLIEINSGEESKTIDFCVGIWKMLIDFGADRNSLLINLGGGVISDMGGFAASTYKRGIDFVHVPTTLLSQVDASVGGKTGIDIDSIKNIVGTFAQPKAVFMEHSFINTLPPRQILSGLAEMLKHGLIADAAYWNELKISDLKLPSAELIYQSVNIKNDIVVEDPKEKGIRKALNFGHTIGHAVETYSLEHDENPLTHGEAIAIGMICESWLSHQRTGLSLDELNEIVGVFSNLYPRYNVEASCHGELYSLMQKDKKNHGDKINCSLIKRIGESSIDNICTEDELCSSLQYYASL; this is encoded by the coding sequence ATGGACACGATCAATAGCATCAGCTACCCCATATATTTTAATAACAGTATTGCCGAACTTGCTAAATTTGTTGAGCAGGGGAACTATTCTAAATTCTTTATCCTTACTGATGAACATACCGGCGAGTTTTGTCTGCCCGTATTGCAAAAACATTTAGGTGATGACAGCAAATACGATCTGATCGAGATCAACTCGGGCGAGGAAAGTAAGACCATTGATTTTTGTGTTGGGATTTGGAAAATGCTGATAGATTTTGGCGCTGATCGTAATAGTTTGCTTATTAACTTAGGTGGTGGCGTTATCAGCGATATGGGCGGCTTCGCGGCTTCAACGTATAAACGCGGGATTGATTTTGTGCATGTGCCTACTACCCTGCTTTCGCAGGTTGATGCTTCTGTGGGCGGCAAAACAGGGATCGATATCGACAGTATTAAAAATATTGTGGGCACTTTCGCGCAACCGAAAGCTGTTTTTATGGAGCATAGCTTTATTAACACCCTGCCCCCGCGCCAGATACTATCCGGTTTAGCTGAAATGTTGAAGCATGGTTTAATTGCCGATGCGGCTTACTGGAACGAATTAAAAATTAGTGATCTGAAATTACCTTCAGCCGAATTGATCTACCAATCGGTGAATATTAAAAACGACATTGTAGTAGAGGACCCTAAAGAAAAGGGAATTCGTAAGGCCCTTAATTTTGGTCATACTATTGGCCATGCGGTTGAAACTTATTCGCTTGAACATGACGAGAACCCGCTTACCCACGGTGAAGCCATTGCCATTGGTATGATTTGCGAATCGTGGCTATCACATCAGCGCACCGGTTTAAGCCTGGACGAATTGAATGAAATAGTAGGCGTATTTTCAAACTTATACCCGCGCTATAATGTGGAAGCAAGCTGCCATGGCGAACTATACAGTCTGATGCAAAAAGATAAAAAGAACCATGGTGATAAGATCAATTGTTCGTTGATCAAAAGGATTGGCGAAAGCAGTATTGATAATATTTGCACTGAAGATGAACTTTGCAGCAGTTTGCAATATTATGCTTCTTTATAA
- the mnmA gene encoding tRNA 2-thiouridine(34) synthase MnmA — MSKHGRILVAMSGGVDSSVAAVMLHEQGYEVIGLTMKTWDYASSGGSSKETGCCSLDSINDARALAVGYGMPHYILDIRDEFGDFVIDNFVDEYLAGRTPNPCVLCNTHIKWEALLKRADKLDCEFIATGHYANIRLQDNGRYVISKGRDENKDQSYVLWGVSQQNLARTKFPLGSFSKPEIRQMALDMGQHELAAKSESYEICFVPDNDYRAFLRHKVQDLDTRVGNGNFTLTDGTVVGQHQGYPFYTIGQRKGLGIALGKPMFVTKIDPDTNTVVLGTQEELEKREAWVRNLNLVKYDNVNLPLQAVTKIRYKDAGAESTIVQMGDYMKVEFDHAVAGIAPGQSAVFYEGQDLLGGGFLM, encoded by the coding sequence ATGAGCAAACACGGAAGGATATTAGTGGCCATGAGCGGCGGGGTTGATAGCTCGGTTGCTGCAGTTATGTTGCATGAGCAAGGGTACGAAGTTATTGGCCTTACTATGAAAACATGGGATTATGCCTCAAGCGGCGGCAGTTCAAAAGAAACCGGCTGCTGTAGTTTAGATAGCATTAACGATGCCCGTGCCCTGGCTGTTGGTTATGGCATGCCACATTATATATTGGATATCCGCGACGAGTTTGGCGATTTTGTGATAGACAACTTTGTAGATGAATACCTGGCCGGGCGCACCCCTAACCCCTGTGTGCTTTGCAACACCCACATTAAATGGGAAGCCCTTTTAAAACGTGCCGATAAACTGGATTGTGAATTTATCGCGACCGGGCACTATGCCAATATCCGTTTACAGGACAACGGTCGTTATGTAATATCAAAAGGCAGGGACGAAAACAAGGATCAATCTTACGTATTGTGGGGAGTATCACAACAAAACCTGGCACGTACTAAATTCCCATTAGGTAGTTTCAGTAAGCCCGAAATAAGGCAAATGGCTTTGGATATGGGACAGCATGAACTGGCCGCTAAAAGCGAGAGCTACGAGATATGCTTTGTGCCCGACAATGATTACCGGGCTTTCCTGCGCCATAAAGTGCAGGATCTGGATACACGGGTAGGCAATGGTAATTTCACTTTAACAGATGGCACGGTGGTAGGCCAGCACCAGGGATATCCTTTTTATACCATCGGTCAGCGTAAAGGATTAGGGATTGCTTTGGGCAAACCTATGTTTGTTACCAAAATTGACCCGGATACCAATACCGTAGTTTTGGGCACACAGGAGGAGCTTGAAAAACGCGAGGCCTGGGTTCGCAACCTTAACCTGGTAAAATACGATAACGTTAACCTGCCCCTGCAGGCAGTTACTAAAATACGGTATAAAGATGCGGGTGCCGAAAGCACCATAGTGCAAATGGGCGATTATATGAAGGTGGAGTTTGACCATGCCGTAGCCGGTATAGCGCCGGGACAATCGGCAGTATTTTACGAAGGTCAGGATTTACTGGGTGGCGGGTTTTTGATGTAG